A region from the Gossypium hirsutum isolate 1008001.06 chromosome A08, Gossypium_hirsutum_v2.1, whole genome shotgun sequence genome encodes:
- the LOC107939710 gene encoding pentatricopeptide repeat-containing protein At4g16835, mitochondrial, whose protein sequence is MYHYLRNRRNQRHFPLPFIENFLPTKHCHWPFSTFTVQTPNANPSLEAVPSNFHAHSPQRPNLLSTHNLTSTHPAAPSLDKSPPFDQNTLNDIISSNKIITSYIRSGDLSSALRVFRNMTVKTTVTWNAMLAGYSRKPGKLTEAQKLFDQIPEKDTVSYNIMLAGYVQNSDMETVWSFFNSMPSKDIASWNTMISGFAQKGAMAKARELFLAMPEKNSVTWSAMISGDVECGALELAEKFFEFAAVKSVVAWTAMISGYMKFGKIEKAERLFKEMPVKNLVTWNAMIAGYVENCRAEDGLKIFRIMLRYGIRPNHSSLSSVLLGCSELSALQLGKQVHQLVCKSSLRDDTTACTSLISMYCKCGVLDDAWKLFLETKSKDIVSWNAMISGYAQHGAGEKALHLFEEMRGEGIRPDWITFVAVLLACNHAGLVDIGVRYFDSMVKDYGVEPRPDHYTCMVDLLGRAGKLVEAVDLIKKMPFKPHSAIFGTLLGACRIHKNLELAKFAAQNLLNLDPQSAAGYVQLANVYAATNKWDHVARVRRSMKDNKVVKTPGYSWIEIKSTVHEFRSGDRVHPELASIHEKLNELEKKMKLAGYVPDLESALHDVGEEQKEQLLLWHSEKLAIAFGLIVVPYGTPIRVFKNLRVCGDCHRAIKYISAVERREIIVRDTVRFHHFKGGCCSCGDYW, encoded by the coding sequence ATGTATCATTATCTGAGAAACAGAAGAAACCAAAGACACTTCCCCTTACCTTTCATTGAAAATTTCCTACCAACCAAACACTGTCACTGGCCTTTCTCCACTTTCACAGTCCAAACCCCAAATGCCAATCCCAGCCTTGAAGCTGTTCCCTCCAATTTCCATGCCCATTCACCGCAAAGACCCAACTTGCTTTCCACCCATAACTTAACAAGCACACACCCAGCTGCCCCTTCTCTTGACAAATCTCCACCTTTCGATCAAAATACTCTCAATGATATCATTTCTTCTAATAAGATCATCACTAGCTATATTCGATCAGGTGATTTGAGTTCCGCTCTCCGAGTTTTCAGAAACATGACTGTTAAAACAACTGTTACTTGGAACGCAATGTTAGCGGGGTATTCTAGAAAACCCGGGAAATTAACTGAAGCCCAGAAACTGTTTGATCAAATTCCTGAAAAAGACACTGTCTCGTATAATATCATGTTGGCTGGTTATGTACAAAACTCTGATATGGAAACGGTTTGGTCTTTCTTTAATTCCATGCCCTCTAAGGATATAGCTTCTTGGAATACAATGATTTCTGGTTTCGCTCAAAAGGGAGCGATGGCGAAAGCAAGGGAGTTGTTTTTGGCAATGCCGGAGAAGAATAGCGTTACTTGGAGTGCAATGATTTCTGGGGATGTTGAATGTGGGGCACTGGAATTGGCTGAGAAATTTTTTGAGTTTGCGGCAGTGAAGAGTGTGGTGGCATGGACTGCAATGATAAGTGGGTATATGAAGTTTGGGAAGATAGAAAAAGCTGAGAGATTGTTTAAAGAAATGCCGGTTAAAAACTTGGTGACATGGAATGCTATGATCGCCGGCTATGTGGAGAATTGTCGAGCTGAGGATGGTTTAAAGATTTTTAGAATTATGTTAAGGTACGGTATTAGGCCAAATCATTCAAGTTTGAGCAGTGTCCTATTGGGTTGCAGTGAATTGTCTGCTTTGCAGTTGGGAAAACAAGTTCATCAGCTTGTTTGTAAGTCTTCGTTACGTGATGATACAACTGCTTGTACTTCATTGATTAGCATGTACTGTAAATGTGGAGTGTTGGATGATGCTTGGAAACTGTTTCTTGAGACAAAGAGCAAGGATATTGTTAGTTGGAATGCAATGATATCTGGTTATGCCCAACATGGTGCAGGTGAGAAAGCTCTCCATTTATTTGAGGAGATGAGGGGTGAAGGAATAAGGCCAGATTGGATCACTTTTGTGGCTGTTCTTCTGGCTTGTAACCATGCAGGGCTGGTAGATATTGGCGTTCGATACTTCGATTCTATGGTGAAGGATTATGGGGTTGAACCTAGACCAGATCATTATACATGTATGGTGGACCTGCTTGGTCGAGCTGGGAAACTTGTTGAAGCTGTAGATTTGATAAAGAAAATGCCATTCAAACCACATTCCGCCATATTTGGAACCCTTTTGGGTGCCTGTAGGATCCACAAGAACTTGGAGCTGGCCAAGTTCGCTGCTCAGAACTTGCTTAATCTTGATCCGCAAAGTGCAGCTGGTTATGTGCAACTGGCTAATGTTTATGCAGCAACGAACAAATGGGACCATGTTGCTAGGGTTCGCCGTTCGATGAAGGACAACAAGGTAGTAAAGACACCTGGTTATAGTTGGATTGAAATAAAGAGTACAGTTCATGAATTCAGATCGGGGGATAGGGTGCACCCAGAATTAGCATCTATACATGAGAAATTGAATGAGttggagaagaaaatgaaattGGCTGGTTATGTTCCAGATCTTGAATCTGCATTGCATGATGTGGGGGAAGAGCAGAAAGAACAGCTTCTATTATGGCATAGCGAAAAGCTGGCGATTGCCTTTGGGCTTATCGTAGTGCCATATGGGACCCCGATCAGAGTGTTCAAGAACTTGAGAGTTTGCGGTGATTGTCACCGTGCCATCAAGTACATATCAGCCGTAGAAAGAAGAGAGATTATTGTTAGGGATACTGTTAGGTTTCACCATTTCAAGGGTGGATGCTGTTCTTGTGGCGATTACTGGTAA
- the LOC107939700 gene encoding uncharacterized protein: MHRSSSSSRVSDEFFLNASPPQSVGSKQPSSETVPLNPQELPMYNPLSAAAKKERSRLRSAENAIHIIPLVLVLCAIILWFFSSPESRV, from the exons ATGCATCGATCATCTAGCAGTTCTCGAGTGTCCGATGAGTTCTTCCTCAACGCATCCCCACCCCAATCTGTGGGTTCCAAGCAACCATCCTCGGAGACGGTTCCCCTGAATCCGCAAGAACTGCCTATGTACAACCCCCTCTCAGCCGCCGCCAAGAAAGAAAGGTCTCGACTCAGATCTGCCGAGAACGCCATCCACATCATCCCTCTCGTTCTCGTTCTTTGTGCTATCATTCTTTGGTTCTTTTCCAGCCCAG AATCAAGGGTTTGA
- the LOC107939709 gene encoding RGG repeats nuclear RNA binding protein A — MATKNPFDLLDDDTEDPSLLIAAVEQQKLEKPKKAPASTPAAAQPAKSAKLPTKPLPPSQAVREAKNELGRGGGRGTGRGRGRGGSGFSRDSRVGDNSNGYSGGYRPSEEGDGKQYERRGGYDGPRGSFRGGRRGGFNNGDSGEGERPRRQYDRHSGTGRGNEFKRDGSGRGNWGSSTDEIAPETEENVTENEKKSTEKQFGEEDAADANKENAANETEEKEPENKEMTLEEYEKILEEKRKALAALKTEGRKVDVKEFESMQQLSNKKSNDDIFIKLGSEKDKRKDADKEEKVKKSVSINEFLKPAEGERYYGPGRGRGRGRGPRGGYGGNTASNVQAPSIADPGHFPSLGGK; from the exons ATGGCAACCAAGAACCCTTTCGATCTCTTGGATGATGATACTGAAGACCCAAGTTTGCTTATTGCTGCTGTTGAGCAGCAAAAGCTTGAAAAGCCTAAGAAAGCTCCTGCTTCGACTCCAGCTGCGGCTCAGCCTGCTAAGTCTGCCAAGCTTCCCACCAAGCCACTACCTCCTTCTCAAGCTG TGAGAGAGGCTAAGAATGAGCTTGGACGTGGAGGTGGCCGTGGTACTGGAAGAGGCCGTGGCCGTGGAGGCAGTGGGTTCAGCCGTGATTCCAGAGTCGGCGATAACTCCAATGGGTATTCAGGAGGGTACAGACCCTCTGAAGAGGGAGATGGGAAGCAGTATGAAAGGCGCGGCGGCTATGATGGGCCTCGAGGTTCTTTCCGAGGGGGTCGCCGTGGTGGTTTTAACAATGGAGATTCTGGAGAAGGGGAACGCCCTCGCAGGCAGTATGATCGCCACAGTGGGACTGGACGTGG GAATGAATTCAAGCGTGATGGTTCTGGACGTGGAAATTGGGGTAGTTCTACTGATGAGATTGCACC GGAGACTGAAGAAAATGTCACTGAGAATGAGAAGAAGAGCACTGAGAAGCAGTTTGGAGAGGAAGATGCTGCGGATGCCAACAAGGAGAATGCTGCAAATGAAACTGAGGAGAAGGAGCCTGAAAACAAG GAGATGACATTGGAAGAATATGAGAAGATTCTCGAGGAGAAGAGGAAAGCTTTGGCTGCCCTCAAGACTGAAGGAAGGAAAGTTGATGTCAAAGAGTTTGAGTCCATGCAACAACTTTCGAACAAGAAGAGCAATGATGATATCTTTATCAAactg GGATCTGAAAAGGACAAGCGCAAGGATGCTGATAAAGAAGAAAAAGTCAAAAAG TCTGTGAGCATCAATGAGTTCCTGAAGCCAGCTGAAGGGGAGAGGTACTATGGACCTGGGCGTGGACGAGGCCGTGGCCGTGGTCCCAGAGGTGGGTATGGAGGCAACACAGCCAGCAATGTGCAAGCTCCCTCAATTGCAGATCCTGGACACTTCCCCTCATTGGGTGGCAAGTGA
- the LOC107939711 gene encoding GTP-binding protein YPTM2 isoform X1 translates to MNPEYDYLFKLLLIGDSGVGKSCLLLRFADDSYLESYISTIGVDFKIRTVEQDGKTIKLQIDYLMIYTWDTAGQERFRTITSSYYRGAHGIIVVYDVTDQESFNNVKQWLNEIDRYASENVNKLLVGNKCDLTASRAVSYETAKAFADEIGIPFMETSAKNATNVEEAFMAMAASIKNRMASQPAMDNARPTTVQMRGQAVDQKSGCCSS, encoded by the exons ATGAATCCCGAATA TGATTATCTGTTTAAGCTTTTGCTTATTGGAGATTCTGGTGTTGGGAAATCGTGTTTACTTTTGAGGTTTGCT GATGATTCATATCTGGAGAGTTATATCAGTACCATTGGTGTTGACTTT AAAATCCGCACTGTGGAACAGGATGGGAAAACTATCAAACTCCAAATA GATTATTTGATGATTTATACA TGGGACACTGCTGGCCAAGAACGTTTTAGGACAATAACTAGCAGCTATTATCGTGGGGCTCATGGTATCATA GTTGTTTATGATGTGACAGACCAAGAGAGTTTCAATAATGTCAAGCAATGGCTAAATGAAATTGACCGCTATGCCAGTGAGAATGTGAACAAGCTTTTAGTTGGGAACAAGTGTGATCTAACAGCAAGCAGAGCTGTGTCCTATGAAACTGCTAAG GCTTTTGCAGATGAAATTGGAATTCCTTTCATGGAAACAAGTGCTAAGAATGCTACTAATGTCGAAGAAGCTTTCATGGCCATGGCTGCTTCAATCAAGAACAG GATGGCAAGCCAACCAGCAATGGATAATGCGAGACCTACAACAGTGCAGATGCGAGGACAGGCTGTGGACCAGAAGTCTGGTTGCTGCTCTTCTTAA
- the LOC107939711 gene encoding GTP-binding protein YPTM2 isoform X2, with product MNPEYDYLFKLLLIGDSGVGKSCLLLRFADDSYLESYISTIGVDFKIRTVEQDGKTIKLQIWDTAGQERFRTITSSYYRGAHGIIVVYDVTDQESFNNVKQWLNEIDRYASENVNKLLVGNKCDLTASRAVSYETAKAFADEIGIPFMETSAKNATNVEEAFMAMAASIKNRMASQPAMDNARPTTVQMRGQAVDQKSGCCSS from the exons ATGAATCCCGAATA TGATTATCTGTTTAAGCTTTTGCTTATTGGAGATTCTGGTGTTGGGAAATCGTGTTTACTTTTGAGGTTTGCT GATGATTCATATCTGGAGAGTTATATCAGTACCATTGGTGTTGACTTT AAAATCCGCACTGTGGAACAGGATGGGAAAACTATCAAACTCCAAATA TGGGACACTGCTGGCCAAGAACGTTTTAGGACAATAACTAGCAGCTATTATCGTGGGGCTCATGGTATCATA GTTGTTTATGATGTGACAGACCAAGAGAGTTTCAATAATGTCAAGCAATGGCTAAATGAAATTGACCGCTATGCCAGTGAGAATGTGAACAAGCTTTTAGTTGGGAACAAGTGTGATCTAACAGCAAGCAGAGCTGTGTCCTATGAAACTGCTAAG GCTTTTGCAGATGAAATTGGAATTCCTTTCATGGAAACAAGTGCTAAGAATGCTACTAATGTCGAAGAAGCTTTCATGGCCATGGCTGCTTCAATCAAGAACAG GATGGCAAGCCAACCAGCAATGGATAATGCGAGACCTACAACAGTGCAGATGCGAGGACAGGCTGTGGACCAGAAGTCTGGTTGCTGCTCTTCTTAA